The genome window GAATGGCTGCCCGGAAAGTCGGTCGCGCTGTCCGGCGCGTGCTGGCCTGAGGCGCTCACCGGCGCGCTGCCCGTTGCCTATCCGTTCATCGTCAACGATCCGGGCGAGGCCGCCACCGCGAAGCGACGCCTCGGCGCGGTGACCATCGGCCACATGACGCCACCGCAGCGGCTCGCCTCGCTGCCGCCCGAATTCCGCACGGTGGAACGCCTGCTCGACGAATATTCCAACGCGGACGGCCTCGATCCCCGCCGCCGCGAGCGGCTTGCGCGCGACATCGTGGAGGCGGCGCGCGAGGCGAAGCTTGATCGCGACCTCGGCCTTGCCGACGACACGCCGCCGCTCGATGCCGTGGTGAAGCTCGACGCCTTCGTGTGCGACGTGAAGAATTCGCTGTTCGCGGACGGGCTGCATGTCTTCGGTCGCGCGCCGCTGCTGCCGGATATGGACGAGGCGCTCGCCGCGATGCCTTTCGACGCTTGCGCGAGCGCCGAGCGCGACGGGCTGCTCGCCGCCCTTGATGGGCGGACGGTGCCGCCGGGGCCAGCCGGCTCGCCTTGGCGCGGCCGCCGCGATGTGCTGCCCACGGGCCGTAATCTGTTCACGATCGATCCGCGCGCTGTTCCGAGCCGCGCTGCCGCACTTCAAGGCAAGCGCCTCGCCGACGCGCTGCTCACGCGGCATCTTCAGGATCACGGCGATTGGCCGCGCACGATCATCGTCGATCTCTGGGGCTCGGCCAGCATGCGCACGGCGGGCGAGGAATTCGCGATGGCGCTGGCGCTAATTGGCGTCGAGCCGGTGTGGGACGACACGTCCGACCGGGTGTCGGGCTTCGAGATCGCGGCGCTCGCGAAGCTCGGTCGCCCGCGCATCGACGTGACGCTTCGCATCTCCGGCCTGTTCCGCGATGTGTTCCCCGCGCTCCCCGCGCTTTTCGAGCAGGCCGTCGCGGCTTTGGCTGCGCGCGACGAACCGGCGGAGGAGAACCCGTTCAGGGAGGCGAGCGGCCCGCGTGTCTTCGGCCCCTCGCCCGGCAGCTATGGCGTGGGCGTCGCGGAGGCGGTGGTCGCGCTGACCGACGAAACACGCGAGGCGGCGGCGGAAGCGTGGCTTTCGGCCAGCGCCTTCGCCTATGGGGGCCGCGACGATGGCGCGCCCGCCCGTGCCGCACTCGAAGCGCGCGCCACGGCCGCAGACGCCTTTGTCCACACGCAGGATTTGCCGGAGACGGACCTTCTCATGGCGCCCGACTACGCCGCGCATGAGGCAGGCTTTGCGGCAGCGGCTCATTCGCTCGGCGGCGAACCGGCGCTCTATCACGCCGACTCAGCGCGCGCCGAGGCGCCCCGCATGCGTACGCTTGATGAGGAAATCGCCCGCGTGGTGCGCGCCCGCGCAGCAAACCCTCGGTGGGTGGCAGGTCAGATGCGCCACGGCTTTCGCGGCGCGGCCGAGATCGCCTGGACGCTCGACCAGATGGCGCTGTTCGCGCATCTCGCGGGCGCGGTCGAAAGCCACCACTTCGACCTCTATTTCGATGCGACGCTTGGTCAGGAGGAGGTGCGGGCCTTTCTCGAAGCAGCGAATCCAATGGCGGCCGAAGCGATGCGGGGGAAGTTTCTAGACGTCATTGAGGCCGGGTATTGGCGGACGCAGCGCAACAGCGTCATCGCCGCGATCGGTGATGCGCACGATGATGGAGCATCCTGATCCTTTGGCGCGCCTCACCAAACGGTATCCGTTCGCTGATGGCCGCCTTGCGGGGCGTGTAAGAGACAGGTCTTGTTGTGACGCTAGTCACGACAGGAGCTATGTCCGTGCCAATGTATGGAGATACTTTTGCCCGCCGATATTCCGTAGTTGCTGATACCCGGCGCCCCTGGAGTGGGGACGAGAAGCAGGCGATCATCGCCGACGCTTTGCAGCCCGGCGTCAACGTATCGGCGGTGGCGCGTCGGCATGGGATCAAGCCGAACCTTCTGGTCCGCTGGCGGAAGCTAGTAGCGTCGTGCGGTAGCGCGCCGCTGATATGCGAGGCGATCGCGCAACCGCCGGCGCCCTTTCATGCAACGCCGCGCGGTTTTGCCGGGCCGGGCCTTTTGGCCATGATTCTGTTCGAGAAGTTCGGCCAGCACCAGCCTTTAAACCGGCAAAGCGAGCGGTATGCGCGCGAAGGCGTCGAACTTTCCGTCTCGACGCTGGCCGATCAGGTTGGGTCCTGCATGGCGGCGCTGCAACCGCTCCAGGCGCTGATCGAGGCCCATGTTCTTTCGACGATGCCTGATCTATCTACAGCTGTCCGGCCGTCTGCCCATGACGAGGACTGAGCCAACATCTCGCCAGCCGACACGGGCCTTGCAGCACCGCGTATGATGGTTTTCTCAGGTCTCGCCGGAGCTTTTATTGCGTTTGGAATTCAGGCACAAAAAAGCCCCGCTTTGGGGGCGGGGCTTTTTTGTGTAATGAGGGGATTTTGTGATGACATCCTTGGTATGCCTGGCGACGACCTACTCTCCCACAGTGTAGTACCATCGGCGCAGGAACGTTTCACGGTCGAGTTCGAGATGGGATCGAGTGGGGGCGTTCCGCTATAATCACCAGGCAAACGAAGGATGTCAGGACAAGCGACCGCCTGAGGCGGTGGCTTTTTCTCGGAATGATCTGGATTTGGTCTTCTCGTCAACTCACCGAAGTGAGCATTGACTAATGAGAGCGATGAAGCCGATCGAACTATTAGTACTGGTAAGCTCCACACGTTACCGCGTTTCCACACCCAGCCTATCAACGTGGTAGTCTTCCACGGTTCTCAAGGGAGAACTTGTTTCGAGGCGAGTTTCCCGCTTAGATGCTTTCAGCGGTTATCTCTTCAACACTTAGCTACCCTGCACTGCGGCTGGCGCCACAACAGGTCCACCAGAGGTGTGTCCATCCCGGTCCTCTCGTACTAAGGACAGCTCCTCTCAATTCTCCTACACCCACGGCAGATAGGGACCGAACTGTCTCACGACGTTCTGAACCCAGCTCACGTACCGCTTTAATTGGCGAACAG of Rhodomicrobium vannielii ATCC 17100 contains these proteins:
- the cobN gene encoding cobaltochelatase subunit CobN: MHILFRERHGLEEAAVAEDLGQTPADLVVLSFADSDLAAFAAGWRAGRADLPTLRLANLARLRHPLSVDLYIEKTLSGARGVLVRLLGGIEYWRYGVEQLRALAEAQGIALAIVSGDGRADPRLDEVSTVPVAVLRRLQALCDMGGAPAARASLGELARVAGFAVAVVDGAHPLPRHGFFPGDPGCCPLAPPFPGDAPRALVVFYRAALAAADTAPIEALLDALAARGFDMAAIFVASLKEQPTRAWLTDTLRCIAPDVIVNATAFSARDAETGAFDASEAIVLQVALAGSSREAWAESERGLSPADLAIHVVLPEIDGRIFAGAISFKEPEVSDPELGFARVVHMPEAERIAAVADKAAALVRLRRSARGARRVALVMSSYPGRDDQIAHAVGLDAPESALEILHLLRAEGYAVDGIPADNGALIAGLLAEAVAWPLANYRAALETLPPALVTELYGAWGEPEADTACRDGAYRFRATRFGNIIVAAQPERGSARDRVAEYHDPRRPPRHGFVAFYLWLRQAAKIDALVHLGAHGTLEWLPGKSVALSGACWPEALTGALPVAYPFIVNDPGEAATAKRRLGAVTIGHMTPPQRLASLPPEFRTVERLLDEYSNADGLDPRRRERLARDIVEAAREAKLDRDLGLADDTPPLDAVVKLDAFVCDVKNSLFADGLHVFGRAPLLPDMDEALAAMPFDACASAERDGLLAALDGRTVPPGPAGSPWRGRRDVLPTGRNLFTIDPRAVPSRAAALQGKRLADALLTRHLQDHGDWPRTIIVDLWGSASMRTAGEEFAMALALIGVEPVWDDTSDRVSGFEIAALAKLGRPRIDVTLRISGLFRDVFPALPALFEQAVAALAARDEPAEENPFREASGPRVFGPSPGSYGVGVAEAVVALTDETREAAAEAWLSASAFAYGGRDDGAPARAALEARATAADAFVHTQDLPETDLLMAPDYAAHEAGFAAAAHSLGGEPALYHADSARAEAPRMRTLDEEIARVVRARAANPRWVAGQMRHGFRGAAEIAWTLDQMALFAHLAGAVESHHFDLYFDATLGQEEVRAFLEAANPMAAEAMRGKFLDVIEAGYWRTQRNSVIAAIGDAHDDGAS